GGGGAAGGTCTGATGTCAATATGCACAAAGATGGTGGAACCTTCGTATATCATCATATCTGTCTCATTCACTTGCACAAAGTACAGTTACTGTCCTGGTTAACAGTTACATTTGACTAGGCATCGCGTATTTCAAAACCGCAGCATCATATTTCTAATTAATACTAGAACAGAAAAACCTGAGCTTTAAGCCTTCAACACAAGGTAGGTACCTTCATGACAATGCTACTAGCAGGCCACAAATTACCAACCATCTCTCGTGAATAAAAGCAGCAGGGCATCGGCTATCTAGTCACATGGATCGTCAGCGCTGCCATCTCTTGAATCTTCACCAGATGGGTTCTATCATCTCTTGAATCTTCACCAGATGGATTCTACCATCTCTTGAATCTTCACCATATGGGTTCTAAGTCAGCTTACGTGTATATAAGCTCAGTCTTCTGATTCCTCATCGTCCATGGAATCCTTCTCATCGGGATGTATATACTGCTTCATGTATTCTTCCTCAATTGTCTCTTTCAGCAAACTTAATCTCTGGATGATTACCGGGTCGCTCATCTTCCTCGCATCCATAAAATCCGTCTCCTCCTTGTTGAGGTGGTATGAATCGAGCATCATTTTGATCCATTTGTGGAGTTCGTTGGGAGTTCTGCATGCAAACAACATATCAATAATGCCATGTCTCAGTCCGACTGACTTCATGGAAAACATCTGATCACACCAAGCGCCTTAGCCCTCAGCTCAAACAAAAAGTAAAATGGCACCCATTTATTTAGCAGATTACAGTCGTGCCTAGCTCAACAGCTTGTTTTCTAACATATGATGAATTCACTTTATATATTCTGGATTTCAAATTTCAGTCATGTACCCAACTATGAACATTGTTCCATAAATCATTACGTGGTATTTTATTTAGACATTTTACTTTTCATGGATAGATAGGAATCCAGAAAAACAGTCAAGCATCTAGGCACTGCTGAAGGATAACTAGTTGAGCAAACAAAAGGGGGAAAGGTCAGTGAATTATCAAGTCATATCATTACTTAAATAACATTACTTAAACATAATGTTGTCCAATAACTTCAAATAAAAGTATAGATAAGGAATCAGAAAATCTATATGTATGGCAAAACTAATATGTCATATCATGAAATAGTTTTGCTGGTCATGAAATCAATATAACCAAATCTTCTTTGCCAATAAATTCTTACGTGTAAAGAGCATCTTCATCCTTGGTTTCTCGCTCATCTCCTGGAGAGAAAGCAGTTGCAAGAGCACCAAATCTCTCTTCAGGATCTTCAATATTCAGCAGATACTTAATAAGCTTCATTTCTGGAGGTGAGATGCTCTTGAGGCTTTCCTTTGTAGTTATATAAATATGATACATTATGTCCTTGACCTGCACCATGCATATGAATAAGAAAAGGTTATCTGCAAGTTTTAGCCACTAATTTTGTACTAGTATATGCACTTATTTCTTCAAAATCTTATCATATACTTACTACACCGTATAATCAGAGTATCAAATTTAGTCATAGTTTTATACAACATGTTGGTGATTCGGAAGTCAAATATGAAATGGAAATAGAGCGCGCCTAACTGAGTCTAGAAATCCCATAGCatctaattatgcaatgatgtAAGGCAACCAACCTCATCCTTCATAGTCGTAGAGTCTTTTGCAGCAGCCCAAGCTCTGTTAATTAGAAGAATTAATGATGAGTCAAGTTCTTTAGCCTTAGCTAAGCTTTTGATCTTGTCACAGGCATCCTCTAGTGAAGAAGAATTCAGTATATCGTCGAACTTTGACTGGGCAGATTCAATGTCCAACTGTTCCAGTGTGCAATCGTACGCATGGATTGCAGATAGACATTTTGCCCCAAGCCTGGCAACGCCTGCATAACATTTAGAGCTAATCAGCCCATAAGATAAAAAGCAATATCCAGAACAATAACTACACTGCAATTCATGTCTTCGCACCAATTCACACCAAAAGAAGATGGCAATAACTAGACTGATATGTTCATACAATATGTTGACTGGGTCAACATACCATCCAGATGAAGCAAAAGAGAAGACTAAATAAAAATAACCTAAACACAACTTCTATGTTGTGCATGTAACCTTTTTATCCATATTTTGAGATCTGGAATTGAACTAGAAATCATGCTCCATGTTCTCAGGAAGCAACAGGTTCTTAAGCTTAGTCTGTTTTAATATCCTTATCATAGTGTGAATATTTGTTAGTGGTTAATCACCTTATTAAAAAAATGACAGAAGGTAGACAGTTACCATCTCTCTCATCAAGGCCATTATAAGCATTCACAAGGAAATTAAGATGGCGAAAGAACTCCCCAGTGAAATCCTTTCGTCGTCTTGCAACAATAGCATTAATATCAGCAGGGTTATCTCTAATCTCAGTGAAGAGTTCCATGTGCTTCTCTATTTCATCATCGATCTGAAAAATAATTGAAAGCATGAAAAATGTTACAAAATTATGAGATAATGGACCTACGCATTTCTATTGTTTGGTTAGAAATCAACAGTAACGCTATCTAATCTAAATAGctgaaattccagaaattggCAGTGACAAAGATTGCGGTTTTTTAGGGCAGTAACAAAGATTATGTTGAGAATCGTCAAAACACACTGGACGAAGGTGCATAAAGAGACCAAATAATGACTTACCTTCTTGACTTTTCTAGCAAGTACAACCAACTTCTGCTTCAATGAAGAATCAGTCTCCATATCTATGCGCACTTGACAACGCTTGTAGAAGTGTTTTCTATACCTCTGCCACTCCTCTCTAAACACCAATACTTTTCTCCAGTCCTTTGTTTCCGGTTTCTTGTGCATGAAGAACTCAATGAACTTGTCGCATATTTCAGTCATTGTGTACCCCATTGCAACTTCAGGCTCAGTTTGGTCTTCTGCTTTAGCAGTACTTGGAGCAGCTACACAGCCTGCAATTACATGTTTGTCATGATGTAAGGCATACTTTTCTAAGTTACATAATGCTAGCCTGAGCATCCACAGCACACAGAGCGAGGGGTATATGACCAAGGAGATCAAACGTGTTATTACAAAAGTCAGCTTCAAGTATTTTTGAAACAAGGAAAAGATAAAAATCCAACTCAACATAGGTCCGATCGACATGCACACATTAGTACCCAAAAAAATTTGCCCACTGAACTACAGTAAGACCAGTTCCTAAAGAATTTTGTTAATGAAGCATATACTCTGTTTATTATGAGGTTTCTTCTAGTTCTTATTATAAGCGCTTACTCACTGGCGGAGCTGTGTATTGGCCAACGTGGGCCGTGGCCCCCCCTTGGCCCAGACTAAATCTCAAGGATATGCTGCGATTTGGCCCAGACTAAATCACATCGCGGTAGTCGCATTTGCTGCGATACAGCCGGCCAGCGCCACGGTGCTGTGTATCTCGTCGGGAGTCgcctccccctccgccgccgccccctggatTCTAGCTCCACCGCCTGCCGCCGCTCATTGGCCTTCGTCACCTGCTGCTAGCTTCGCGAATCGCAATCTCCAGACTCCAACGGCTGCAATCGCCAATCCCCATTCCAATATCCCAATCCCCAATCCATTTGTCGAATCCCTAATTTTCTAGACTGCCGCTGCACAGCCAGGGGAACTGAGCACGAGCAGGTCTTGTTCCTTCTTGGTCAGGGGCTCAGGAAGTCAGATTAAGGTAACTAGGCACATTCTTTATCTCTTCTTGATTATTCTTCCTTTCGAACCTCAAGTACAGGGGAACTGCTTTTAATTTTTTAGGTACAGATGGTTAAAGAAAAACCCATTTATGAATTTTTCAAAAGGAAAAGAGATGATCCGATTGTGGACCAAGAGGAACCTCCAGTTCCCAGCCTCTTAATTGAAATGGAACAAATACAAGATGAAGAACAACCATCAGTTAGTCACTTGTGAACATGTTGATCTATTTTATTATGCAAAATAGCCCCCCCTATGTTTGGtttctagctccgccactgcgctTACTCCCACAAAAGCAAATGACGAGCGCAACCGATTCAGTGCGCACTTGCCCAGTTGCCCACAAGCAGGCAGAACCCAAACCATTCCCGCTCACTACAAAAGCTGAATGGTGACttaaaagaagagagaaagaaagggatTCGTGCCttacgtggtggtggtggtggtgcggcgagacggccgcggcggctccTCGACGTAGCAATGgatggggaggcggcggaggaggaggagcaagagAGAGACCGCAAGAGAGCGGCGGACGTaggcgccggcgagggccgGGGAGCGCGGCAGAGGAGAACGCCCTGGTTCGTCGTCATCGCggcagggcggtggcaagagcGAGCGCAGCCGGAGGTCCGGAGCGGCGAGGACGGTACGGTAGAAAGGTAAGATTGGGGATGGAAGCGATGGGGTGGGGTCATTATGTCAGTCTAACGCGTTCAAGGAATGAATCcaacttcattttttttctttttctgaacgGCGCTAGCAGCGTCCGCATATGCGATAGGAAATTCGCAACATTAAAAATataacataaacataaaaaagATTAATATTTGCAaaatgaaacgcatcaaaatgcATATGGATGCGAAGGGTAAATTCCCACCGTCATGTCATAACGTTGTTTAATGCAACATTTATTAAAATCATGCAACATCAAGACAAGAGTACCGCAACATCAAATTCGTGCAACATAAAAAATCAACCCACAATCAGAATATCCCCATGGTAACATCTTCCAATATCGAAACCTGGGTTCATTCCCCGGCACCAGAGCGTGCCAGGTCGCGTCATCGCCTCGACCGTCCGATCGGGCGAGCGGATGGCCTAGATCTTGCATTTGCCGATTGTTTTGCAAAAAGGTCCTCAAACTTTaataaaatcaacccgcagtccatcctCCTCTCTcaggttttttttgcaaaaaacccCTCACCTTTCAGCAAAATCTTGATAAACCCCATTCCAaactctcctccctccctcctccttgcggccctctctctccctcctctcgccgccgccccccctgCGTAGGGCGGCGTGCCGTGTCTGTCGGCGCCCCAGCATGGGGGAGCGACGCGCAGCTCCGGCTCTGGCGCGAGGGTGCACCAGCAGGTCGAGCTCGGCAGGGGCGTCAACGCGGTTTGTTGGCGAGAGCAGTGTGCGTGCGGCGTGCCCCCCCTCCAGCTCCCCCTCCCGCTCTTCATCCTCGGCGCCCTGCTCCTGGTGGTGGCAGAGACGCGCGGCGCGGGGACCGGGTGGCCGTGCCAGAGGCCGGCGATAGAGGGCAATGCGTTGCCGCTTGCCGCTCCGCCCACCGGCTCCGTCTACTCAGCCGCAAACGTCATTCCCCCTCGCCTCTCTTCGCCGGCGACCGCGTCTGGGCTCAAGTAGTCTGCGTAAGCCGCCGGCGACGTTCCCCCTCGCCTTTGCCACTCGCGCCTTCCTTGGCTACTGACCTCGTCGCGCCTCCCTGCTGCACTAGGATTGGCCACCAACACCAGTTCCAAGTGAGAACGTACCTCTCCCCATCCACTGTcgctcgcggcggcgacggccgactGCTTGCTTGCCTGCTCTGTCCTGCCCGCCTGCTCTGTCCTGCCCGGCCGCCGGGCTGCTACGCTCGGCGCGGGTGGGTGCGGCCGACTGTGCGACACAGGCGAGCCGCGGCTGTGCGTCCaggcccggcggcgcgcggtggccgagcggctggcgcggcggctcggcgtggctTCCTGACGCCGCGTGGCGTCGTCCTTCTTCGTTCTCGTCCTACACAGTGGCCCAGCGGGCAgcttggcgcggcgcggcggcacgggCGGCCCGGCGTGACCCCACTGTAAGGATCActgggtgtccgaccctagagggggaggggggtgaatagggtcgctaatcgctttctatcctagggctcaatctatttgcataagataaacctaacacgtcctacacatgctagttatgactaaggtttatctatgctactgtctacttacccctaaaagacttgc
This window of the Panicum virgatum strain AP13 chromosome 1K, P.virgatum_v5, whole genome shotgun sequence genome carries:
- the LOC120698258 gene encoding uncharacterized protein At4g37920-like isoform X4, which encodes MGYTMTEICDKFIEFFMHKKPETKDWRKVLVFREEWQRYRKHFYKRCQVRIDMETDSSLKQKLVVLARKVKKIDDEIEKHMELFTEIRDNPADINAIVARRRKDFTGEFFRHLNFLVNAYNGLDERDGVARLGAKCLSAIHAYDCTLEQLDIESAQSKFDDILNSSSLEDACDKIKSLAKAKELDSSLILLINRAWAAAKDSTTMKDEVKDIMYHIYITTKESLKSISPPEMKLIKYLLNIEDPEERFGALATAFSPGDERETKDEDALYTTPNELHKWIKMMLDSYHLNKEETDFMDARKMSDPVIIQRLSLLKETIEEEYMKQYIHPDEKDSMDDEESED
- the LOC120698258 gene encoding uncharacterized protein At4g37920-like isoform X2, which encodes MTTNQGVLLCRAPRPSPAPTSAALLRSLSCSSSSAASPSIATSRSRRGRLAAPPPPRCVAAPSTAKAEDQTEPEVAMGYTMTEICDKFIEFFMHKKPETKDWRKVLVFREEWQRYRKHFYKRCQVRIDMETDSSLKQKLVVLARKVKKIDDEIEKHMELFTEIRDNPADINAIVARRRKDFTGEFFRHLNFLVNAYNGLDERDGVARLGAKCLSAIHAYDCTLEQLDIESAQSKFDDILNSSSLEDACDKIKSLAKAKELDSSLILLINRAWAAAKDSTTMKDEVKDIMYHIYITTKESLKSISPPEMKLIKYLLNIEDPEERFGALATAFSPGDERETKDEDALYTTPNELHKWIKMMLDSYHLNKEETDFMDARKMSDPVIIQRLSLLKETIEEEYMKQYIHPDEKDSMDDEESED
- the LOC120698258 gene encoding uncharacterized protein At4g37920-like isoform X3 → MTTNQGVLLCRAPRPSPAPTSAALLRSLSCSSSSAASPSIATSRSRRGRLAAPPRCVAAPSTAKAEDQTEPEVAMGYTMTEICDKFIEFFMHKKPETKDWRKVLVFREEWQRYRKHFYKRCQVRIDMETDSSLKQKLVVLARKVKKIDDEIEKHMELFTEIRDNPADINAIVARRRKDFTGEFFRHLNFLVNAYNGLDERDGVARLGAKCLSAIHAYDCTLEQLDIESAQSKFDDILNSSSLEDACDKIKSLAKAKELDSSLILLINRAWAAAKDSTTMKDEVKDIMYHIYITTKESLKSISPPEMKLIKYLLNIEDPEERFGALATAFSPGDERETKDEDALYTTPNELHKWIKMMLDSYHLNKEETDFMDARKMSDPVIIQRLSLLKETIEEEYMKQYIHPDEKDSMDDEESED
- the LOC120698258 gene encoding uncharacterized protein At4g37920-like isoform X1; the encoded protein is MTTNQGVLLCRAPRPSPAPTSAALLRSLSCSSSSAASPSIATSRSRRGRLAAPPPPPRCVAAPSTAKAEDQTEPEVAMGYTMTEICDKFIEFFMHKKPETKDWRKVLVFREEWQRYRKHFYKRCQVRIDMETDSSLKQKLVVLARKVKKIDDEIEKHMELFTEIRDNPADINAIVARRRKDFTGEFFRHLNFLVNAYNGLDERDGVARLGAKCLSAIHAYDCTLEQLDIESAQSKFDDILNSSSLEDACDKIKSLAKAKELDSSLILLINRAWAAAKDSTTMKDEVKDIMYHIYITTKESLKSISPPEMKLIKYLLNIEDPEERFGALATAFSPGDERETKDEDALYTTPNELHKWIKMMLDSYHLNKEETDFMDARKMSDPVIIQRLSLLKETIEEEYMKQYIHPDEKDSMDDEESED